The Cyclobacteriaceae bacterium DNA segment TACCACATTATAGATGGCTCCTTGCCCCACTTCCATAGTTTTGCCCAGGGACTGAATTCCTTTTTGAAATGCTTCATTGCTGCTCTTAGCGCCTTTTACTGCCTGCTGAATTGCGCCAATTGAATACGTTGAAGAAGTTTTGCCTTCTGATGTGGTTGTATCATCCTGGGTAGTAACAACCCGGTCGCGGATAACGATCAATTCTTTTTTATACTCCAGTGCAAAGATGAGCGCTGCAATACCCAAGACTAATGTTATGGCAATGATGACGTATGGTGTTACGAGTTGAGAAAATCCGCTCGTAACCTGTAAGGTGCCAGGGATTTTATACAGCATGTAGGCTGAAACCAGCACACCCAGGAAAAAAAGTGCGGCCAGCACATGACTTACGGTTAATCGGTCTTTGAACAAGGACATCATCGGTATTGCTTATCTAATTCTTTAAAAAATTCTATAATCTGATCCACTTTCAACACGTGATCAATTTTTGTCAGGGCCATGGCAGCCTTAGGCATGGTTTCAATCATACACTCCGAAGGTTCCTGAACAATGGTTAATCCGCCACGGTCCTTTATATATTTCATGCCGAGGGCACCATCTTTATTTGCTCCTGAGAGCAGGATGCCAATCAGCTTATCTTTAAAAACATACGCACACGATCCTAACGTAATGTCAATCGCGGGGCGTGAGTTGTTCATCATCTCCTCAGTCGACAGGGAAAAATTATTTCCCAACTCAACCGAAAGGTGATAATTGGCCGGAGCCAGGTAAACGCCACCTTTTTTTAAAGGCTCCTTGTCATCAGGCTCTACTACCTGCACTACACTCTTCAGCGAAAGTGCTTCCACGAATCCGTGGCGCACGTGTTTCAACCGGTGCAGCGCCATAATAATCGGCAGCGGAAATCCCTTCGGTAATTGAGAAAGTATTTTCACTACTCCCTGAAAACTCCCGGCTGATCCACCGATTACAACGGCTTTGTAGCTGTTATTTAAAGTAAACATGCTCATCGGGATCAGCCCTTAATCTTTTATCTTCTTATAAATTTTCTCTTCGTTGTTCACTACAATAAAGCGGTTGGCATAATCGCACCAGATCAGCGATTCTTTTGATCCGATGGCGAGGTAGCCATACTTGAATAAGCTCTCATGAAATTTTTTCAACACATCGTTTTGCAACGTTTGGTTGAAATAGATCATGACGTTCCGGCACAAAATCAGGTCGAACTTGTTAAAGGGTTCACCCAATACCAGATCGTGTTTTCTGAAGTTTACATTGGCCAGCAGGTCCTTGTTGAACACGGCATAGCCATTCTCTGCTTTATAATAATCGGTTAACGAGCCAGCCCCCTGAAAGCGGATGTAGTTTTTCTCATTCAGCTCCATGTTTTTCATGGAGTAGGTTGCCGACCGGGCACGCTCAAGAATAGTGGTATCCAGGTCGGTGGCATAAAGCTGCACACTATCCAGAATACCCATTTCCTTTAACAAAATGGCCATGGAGAGTACCTCTTCGCCCGAGGAACATCCGGCATGCCAAATTTTGAATTGCTTGTGATTCAGGAGTATAGCGGGGATTATTTCTTCCCGCATGATGCGCCAGAAGCTCGGGTCGCGGAACATTTCCGTAACGTTAACGGTCAGTTCGTCCAGAAACTCGTTAATAAAGGATGGCGTATCGGTTAATTTTTTAATCAGCCCATCAACAGTGAGCTTTTTCAATTCGAGGATACGCTGAACCCTGCGCTTGAAAGAGGACATGGCGTAGTTGCGAAAGTCGTACTGGTATTTCTGGAAAATGAATTCCGAAATCTTTTTCAGGTCGACTATGTCAATGTCCTGCATGAGATGATAGGTCTTTTAACTAACGGGTTCAAAAATAGGCCACATTGCATGTATGCCTGGCCTAATTCTATGCAAAATATTACATGAGTTAAATACCTGGGCACCAATTCGATTTTAATTAACCCCGGTCAATCAGCCACAACCCTTGCGGGCATGACTGATGCGGAGCAAAATCAGCAATTTCTGCTTAAAATAAGCCTTTTTAGGCTATTTTTTATGGGAATGATCCAGGTTGTTTCGGGTAAAACTAAACGGCAGCAGCGACTGGGCAGAGGGGGCCATTACCCAGGAGTTGTCATCGGCTTGCATCACGATGGTGATGGGTTTCTTCTGATTCATCTCAAATTCAAGCATGACCTGCCGGCAAGGGCCACATGAGGTTGCAGGAACAAGCTCTTTGCCACCCTTTTTTTTAGCAACAATGGCGATTTTCATAATACGCCTTTCAGGATGTTGAGCTGCTGCTGCAAAAAGTGCGACCCGTTCGGCACACATGCCTGATGGATATGCCGCATTCTCATAATTTGCTCCGGTTACAACAGTACCGTCATCTAAAATAAGGGCAGCGCCAACCGTAAATTTTGAGTAGGGCGCATGGGCATGATTGGCGGCATCCTTGGCTTTGTGGGCGAGGTATTTCGACTCCTGATCCAGTTCATCGAAATGGTTGAACATGCTGAATTCACTCATCGTACTTTTGCTTGGGGATAGTAAGTTATAAATTTTCGGGTACGGATTCTATTAACCCCTCATTATCGGTTATTTTGCTAGCTATGAAAACAATTCTGGTTTTGGGCGCGGGCCGCTCTTCTTCCTCGCTCATTTCATATTTGCTTGATTTGGCTGCTTCTCAAGGGTGGCAAATTGTAGTGGGCGACTTTTCAATTGATGCTGCTCAGGCTAAAGTCGGCCATTCCTCAAATGGCAAGGCCATAACATTCGATATCCAACAAGCGGAGCAGGCGAATGAGGCCATCACTTCCGCAGATGTGGTGATATCATTGCTTCCGCCTCACCTCCACATTGTAGTGGCCCGGTATTGCCTGGCGTTGCGCAAGCACCTGATCACCGCCAGCTATGTTTCAGATGAGATGAAGGGATTGCACGAAGAGGCTGAAAAAAAGGATTTACTCTTTTTGAATGAGTGCGGACTGGATCCGGGCATCGATCACATGAGTGCGATGCAACTGATTGATCGTGTGCGTGGAGAGGGAGGTAAAATACTTTCCTTTGAATCGTTTACCGGTGGATTGATTGCACCGGAAACGGATCCGGAAAATCCCTGGCGATATAAGTTTACCTGGAACCCGCGCAACGTGGTCATGGCCGGGCAGGGCACCGCAAAGTTTCTGGAAGAAGGTCAGGTGAAATACATTCCCTACCAACAATTGTTTAAACGCATTGCACATGTAACCGTGCCTGGATATGGCGCTTATGAAGGTTATGCTAACCGCGATTCATTAAAGTATATTGATACCTACGCACTTGATGGTATTGAAACCATGTTGCGTGGCACCTTGCGTAATTATGGTTTTTGTTCGGCATGGGATGT contains these protein-coding regions:
- a CDS encoding GAF domain-containing protein yields the protein MMSLFKDRLTVSHVLAALFFLGVLVSAYMLYKIPGTLQVTSGFSQLVTPYVIIAITLVLGIAALIFALEYKKELIVIRDRVVTTQDDTTTSEGKTSSTYSIGAIQQAVKGAKSSNEAFQKGIQSLGKTMEVGQGAIYNVVSQGDTITAKFVDGYAFTLEEGKTIEFDSGDGLIGQAVASGKSLYIDEVPEGYINIVSGLGQASPRYLLIVPIKKENTVVGVFELASFTPFDSAKQKFAEAAAQVMAENSGSKN
- a CDS encoding protein-glutamate O-methyltransferase CheR, whose translation is MQDIDIVDLKKISEFIFQKYQYDFRNYAMSSFKRRVQRILELKKLTVDGLIKKLTDTPSFINEFLDELTVNVTEMFRDPSFWRIMREEIIPAILLNHKQFKIWHAGCSSGEEVLSMAILLKEMGILDSVQLYATDLDTTILERARSATYSMKNMELNEKNYIRFQGAGSLTDYYKAENGYAVFNKDLLANVNFRKHDLVLGEPFNKFDLILCRNVMIYFNQTLQNDVLKKFHESLFKYGYLAIGSKESLIWCDYANRFIVVNNEEKIYKKIKD
- the cdd gene encoding cytidine deaminase, with product MSEFSMFNHFDELDQESKYLAHKAKDAANHAHAPYSKFTVGAALILDDGTVVTGANYENAAYPSGMCAERVALFAAAAQHPERRIMKIAIVAKKKGGKELVPATSCGPCRQVMLEFEMNQKKPITIVMQADDNSWVMAPSAQSLLPFSFTRNNLDHSHKK
- a CDS encoding saccharopine dehydrogenase C-terminal domain-containing protein, with translation MKTILVLGAGRSSSSLISYLLDLAASQGWQIVVGDFSIDAAQAKVGHSSNGKAITFDIQQAEQANEAITSADVVISLLPPHLHIVVARYCLALRKHLITASYVSDEMKGLHEEAEKKDLLFLNECGLDPGIDHMSAMQLIDRVRGEGGKILSFESFTGGLIAPETDPENPWRYKFTWNPRNVVMAGQGTAKFLEEGQVKYIPYQQLFKRIAHVTVPGYGAYEGYANRDSLKYIDTYALDGIETMLRGTLRNYGFCSAWDVLVQLGCCDDTYTMERVGSMTHRDFINAFLEGSKTEAPEDKLMRQFNLAKDSGELVRLSWSGLFSDESVGLQKGTPAQILEHILNKRWALQSSDKDMIVMIHRFKIEQQGKVKTIQASLVAKGDDAVHTAMAKTVGLPMGIAAKLLLQGKIKSRGVQIPTMSEIYDPVLEELKKFDVVLFEH
- a CDS encoding chemotaxis protein CheB codes for the protein MSMFTLNNSYKAVVIGGSAGSFQGVVKILSQLPKGFPLPIIMALHRLKHVRHGFVEALSLKSVVQVVEPDDKEPLKKGGVYLAPANYHLSVELGNNFSLSTEEMMNNSRPAIDITLGSCAYVFKDKLIGILLSGANKDGALGMKYIKDRGGLTIVQEPSECMIETMPKAAMALTKIDHVLKVDQIIEFFKELDKQYR